CCTCCTTGCTAGACAATTACATCCCTCATCTTACCTAATCCTCATTAAACAGATACTCTTCCCATTTTCCAATTTCCCATTTTCACAATCAACTTGCCCAATATCACCTAGCTTGAAAGAGCGCGCCGGGAACTGGAACACAGACCTGAGCCAGTGCACACACTCTGCATGCAACACACTACAAAGCATTCACCGAATGGGCACAACCCTACGGCTCGCGATGGCTACATGGAGTGTACGGTAATCACAGCAACAATGAAAGACAAACTAAAACACAGCTGATGATGTTAAAACTAGAGATGGATCTATATTGGGGAATGCAGGAGACTTCTGTTAATCCACCTAGTTGGGAAGCAATTTCGAAAACATCTTAAAGATTCCCACTGAACAGCCATCCTAAAACCAATTAAGTCAGCTAATATTTACTAGAAAATATGTTCGTATACAGACAGACCAAATGCATTCTGGGcagtaaatacatatttatcaCTGATTTTTAACTCCCATTTTTACGTAttttgtttaatcttcacaatccTGAGAGATAGGAACCATCATCTTTCTTCGTCATCATAATTTACCAAGAATCAGAAATTAAGCGATTCAGATTTAATTAAAAATCACTTTCCTTTCTCATGAAACAATTCAAGTAGTCATCAATGGTGTCAGTAACCCAGAAATTGACTCATTAAGGGTTGCTGTGAGCATTTTCATGATTAGGTTCAATCTGCCATTTAAGCAGGCTGGTGCCTTTTTACCAAGACTTCCatcccacctccccaccacccccaaaaAGGTGAGTTTAATCACTTTGGTACATACTACAAGAAGGTGAGTTTAATCACTTCGGTACCTACTACAAGAACTGCACAACTTATTCTGAATTCTTATTTGATAACTAGGAAAGTAACAAACTTGTCATAATACCCTTAACTGAAGTGACTATTCTCTTTAAGTTAAAGTTTCATACTATGGCTGAGcaactaataaaatatttaaatgatgccaatctaaggccgggcacggtggctcacacctgtaatcccagcactttggaaggccaaggcggaaggatcacctgaggtcaggagtttgagaccagcctggccaacatggagaaaccatgtctctattaaaaatacaaaaaattagccaggcgcagtggcaggcacctgtaatcccagctactcgaggctgaggcaggagaatcacttgatcctgggaggcagaggtcgccgtgagctgagatcatgccgctgcattccagcctgggcagagtgagactccatctcgaaagtaaaataaaactggccgggcgcggtggctcacacctgtaatcccaacactttgggaggccgaggcgggcagatcacaaggtcaggagatcaagaccagcctggccaatatagtgaaaccccatcacaaaaattagctgggcgtggtggtgtgtgcctgtaatcccagttattggggaggctgaggcaggagaatggcttgaacccaggaggtggaggtttgcagtgagctgcgattgtgccactgcactccagcctgggcaatagagcaagactccatctcaaaaaaataaaataaaataagccaatcTATTAAGTCTAAATACTCGCCTGGTGGCAGAGATTAACCATTAATATATAGTTCAGATAAAATGGTTTCTATCTCGCTTAAAACATTAATAAGGGCAAAACATGATTTTACCAAGAAGAATTAAGTTTACCAGGCACTTCTGGTTGTCTTGAAGCCATTGAAAGACTGGGATCCAGGTGCTTTTTCTATATAGAATTCCGAGCTGAGTCCCTGCCACCTAATAAAATAACAAAGGGCATTTTCTTATGGTGAACACCAAAGAGCAGCACCAATGCTGTTCTTCTGACAGGCACACAGAATTTTATGGCTTGTTTACAAggttgaaacacacacacacaagagccAGTGGGTGACAAACATGCCAATGAAAAAAGAAGGATAAAGTCAAAGGTCTCACCACACCTGTGGCTGATCTTAACACCGGTGAGATGACAGAGCTAAGACGCCATACATGGTAAAGTCACCTTACCACAGTGAAATGATGTGACGACTAAGCTGACAGACAGATGTTAATGAGGAACATGGTCCAGCTGCTGCAAATTAGCAAAGCTTCCCAGGAAGCGTCCATCCAGAGGTTCTAATAACAACAAACAGCCAGCATTGGAACAGCCCGTCAGAGTCTGGCAAACACTTGTTTATTCCCCACAACAACCCTGCAAGGGCTATTACACTCATTTCATTATCTTAACTCACAGCAAGTGGCCAGATACTACAGTAGGGAAATTCGCTCTTTACTGCTAACACCATAAACTATTTATAGCGTTTATCTTGTCTTTTAATCCTTGCAGCAAGATGGCAAAGCAGATATTATttatcccaatttttttttttaaacgtagtctcgctctgtcgcccaggctggattgcagtggagcgagctcggctcactgaaagctccgcctcccgggttcacgccattctcctgcctcagcctctcaagtagctgggactacaggcgcccgccaccacgcccggctaattttttgtatttttagtagagacagagtttcaccgcattagccaagatggtcttgatctcctgacctcgtgatccgcccacctaggcctcccaaagtgctgggattacaggcgtgagccaccgcgcccggctccccccttttttttaagcTATCTCTTACAGAAAAGATACCCTAAatttaaagagaaggaaactggacgggtgcgatggctcacgcctgtaatcccagcattttgggagactcaggcgggcagatcacttaaggtcaggagttcgagactagcctggccaacatggtgaaaccctctctattgaaaatacaaaaattgccgggcgcggtggctcaagcctgtaatcccagcactttgggaggccgagacgggcggatcacgaggtcaggagttcgagaccatcctggctaacacggtgaaaccccgtctctactaaaaaatacaaaaaactagccgggcgaggtggcgggcgcctgtagtcccggctactcgggaggctgaggcaggagaatggcgtaaaaacccgggaggcagagcttgcagtgagatccagcctgggcgacacagcgagactccgtctcaaaaaaaaaaaaaaagaaaaagaaaatacaaaaattagctgggcatggtggcgggcgcctgtaatcccagctactcgggagactgaggcaggagaatagcttgaacccgggaggcggaggttgcagtgggccgagatccaggcactgcactccagcctgggcgacggagtgagactcagtaccaaaaataaaaattaaaaaaattaaaaatttttaaaaataataataaagagaaggaaactaAAAATCAGAGGAgttaatttgtccaaggtcatagaTAAGTGGTCCATGTGCAAGGTAGGTAGTTTCATGCTGTTTACAGGGGAGTTAAAGCGAGGGCCTGAGAAAGTTACTGTTTTTCAGCTTGCTATACCGTCCCTCTATCCCGATAGGGCTGAGAGAGAGCAAACCAGTTATTGATAGTTCGTCACTAACGAGCGTCGCAAAGGCCGAGTTCAGCCATCCTCCCAGTCCAGGGAGCATTCCCGCCCCAGACAcatccccttcccctttccctgtgcccccaccccccagctcACCGTCCCTCTGCCTCTCCGTCACAATATACAATACGGTGCCGCCACGACATGAAAGGCCGGCTGCTTCACCCACCCCTCCATGCTAAGATTAGGGCCGGGACCCTAGCCGAAGGCAGGGTCTGAGGAGAAGAGGCTGAGGACAAGTCGTGGGGGCTCTGGCTGGGCTGGTCCCACGAAGCGGAGGGGAAGCCCGTACGGGAGCTGCAGGGCATCCCCGGAGGGAGCCCCATCAAGGAGACCCCAGAAAGGGGAGCCAGGGAGACAAGAGGCGACCCAGCCAAGCTCGGAGCCGGGATGAAAGGTTAAGGGGTGAGGGGAGAGGCTTGGAGGGGCCCCCAGATCGGGCCTCGCCGGAAGCGCCCCTCCTGATCGGCAGAGAACGCAGCCCCAAGGGAGGGCCCAGCCCGCCATCTGTTCACCTGTTATCCTGCTGCCGCGGGACTGCCTGCGGCCCGGAGTCCGGCACTAAAAAGGTTCTGAGGGTCCACGTCTCCCGAGATGCTGTGGCGTAGTCTGGACCCAAGCCATGGTGAGAGCGGCAGCGATTTCCAAGGTCCCCAGGACCCACCAGGCAGCACTACCTACCCGGCGGGCAGGCAGCCCTGCTGATAAAGCCTCCGGAGACCGCGGGATCTCGCGCGAGACTTGGCCCAGAGGCGCACAGGGCATACTGGGAGTTGTAGTCCACGATCGCGAGTCCCCACCCTACGCTGCCCAGCTGGCTGTGGAGCCGCAACTCTGAGTGTGGAATCCGCCAGCCCCGAGAGGAGACGCCACACTTCACCACCACTTCCTCAGCGCGTGTGCTGTGCCTGGGTCCGTGACAAGCTAAGGGAAGCCGCTGGTGGCATAGTAAAATGACACCCACAAGCCCAAGCCCTCAAGGCTCATAAAGGGCTGCCAAGTGCGAGTACTTGTCATCCTGTTTTTCCCACTTCACGGAGGTGAAGCTGAGACTGGGAGAGATGAGAAGTCACTTCGGTTAATAAGCGGTGCAGTGAGCACGGACTGTCTCCCAAAACAGCGGGGTTAGGCAGGGTTCATACTAGCAGCTGAACCAAAAAGGGGAACCGACCTCACCTGCCTCCTCTAGGGAAGGCGATCCTAACATGATTTCCCTTTTACATTAAGGAAAGTGAGGCTTAGAGGCGCCAGCTGAGGTGTCAGTCACATCCTGAAGGAAGACTTCTCTTATCCCACAAGGGTTCACAAAGAAGACGAAGCAACGAAGTTAAGGCAGAAGCTGCAAAAATCCATCCCCGTTTCTACCCCAGTCCAAAGCTTGCCATCAAAACTCATCTCAGGAGGCCTATGATTGGTGGTGTGGCGTGAATGCCACATTTAGATTTCAGCATTTGAGGCTTCCAGCCATACTGGCAGAACTGAGAGGCCTTGCTCATGCAACTTGAAACTTAAGCACTGTTTCCAGACCAGGGTGCCTGAGTGCACTAAGAATTAAAGTCTTTGATGAATTATATAATTAGCTTATGAACAGCACAATTACATTGCagtataattgtgtgtgtgtgtgtgtgtgtgtgttaaaggtgttcctttgttagtttggAGCTTTTAAAATATGCCATATTTTTTAACCTCTGTGGAAGCAAAGCTGGCACCTTGCTCCTTATCCACCACAGGAAGGGATGTATATCACCTCTCagtcagaaaaggaagaaatagcaCTTTGCACCCTTATATACATCATAAGGTGGGatcatctcatttatttcttagccacaaatacatgaaaacttaAGACTTTCCTGGAAGTTACTATttgattaaaacaattttatctggctgggcacggtgattcacacatgtaatcccaacactttcagaggctgaggtgttggagaccagcctggccaacatggcaaaaccctgtctctactaaaaatacaaaaatcagcagggcgtggtgatggacatctgtaatcccatttactctggaggctgaggcaggaggatcgtttgaacctgggagacggaggctgcagtgacctgagatcacgctactgcactccagcctgtgctacagaacgagactccatcaaaaaaaaaaaaaaacccactttacCCCTAATAATTGTGGTACCAGTGTCTGAAGCTGCCATGGTCTTGGTGCATGGCACCTATGTGAGAGCACCTATTTCTTTTCCACAAATAATAgactgtaaactttttttttttttgagacagggtctcactttgttgtccaggctggaatgcagtggcacaatctcggctcacagtaacctctgcctcccagtttcaagcgattctcctgcctcagcctcccgagtagctgggactacaggcgcctgccaccatgcccggctaattttttggattttcagtagagatggggtttcaccatgttagccaggatggtctcgatctcctgacctcgtgatccgactgcctcggcctcccaaagtgctgggattacaggcgtgagccaccacactggccaaaCTTTTAATCTTAGCAATTTTGTGGGTTTTTCCCCTCTTAGTGGGTGTATTTTTGAGgagaagctatttttttttttttttgagatggagtcttgctctgtcacccaggctggagtacagtggcgcaatctcagctcactgtagcctccgcctcccaggttcctgccttagcctcctgagtggctcggattacaggcaggtgtcaccacacctggctaatttttgtagagacggggtttcaccatgttagccaggctattcttgaactcctgacctcaggtgatctttccgcctcagcctcccaaagtactgggattacaggcgtgagccaccacgcccggaccaAGGAGGAGCTAATTCTTTTAATGCCTAGATTCCCATGCAAGCCTTCTTCTTCAAGTAAACTATTTTGCTAAATGGTTTGATTTTGTAGGCTTCCTGTAGGGAGGATTAAGTCACAACTGAATCACAAGACTTAAGAATGGCCcctcctggccaggcgtggtagctcacgcctgtaatcccagcactttgggaagctgaggcgggtggatcacctgaggacaagaattcaatgccagcctggccaacgtaacgaaaccgtgtctctactaaaaatacaaaaattaactgggtgtggtggtggggtcCTGTTAATagcaactactcaagaggctgaggtaggagaatcgcttgaacctgggaggcggaggttgcagtgagctgagattgtgccactgcgctccagcctgggagacaaactccatctcaaaaaaaaaaaaaaaaaccaaaaagaaaaggaaaggaaaaggtagagggaaagagagacaggGTGGCAAGACTCCCTCTGAAAGACCTAAGAAGACGATGACTCACTCAGGAGGCAGGAAAGGTGACGCAAGGCCAAATCAGACCTCAGGGTCTTCAAATTAGACCTTGAGGAGCCTTCATTTCTTAAGAGATCAAGGTGCTTTTCTTTGAAATGACATAAAATCTACAGGAGTGCTAAGATTAAATCCCTGTGAGgattgtttctctctctctctttttttttttttttttgagacaggatctcattctgtcacccaggctggagtgcagtggcacgaaaacagctcactgcagcctctaacgcCTGTgcgtaatcctcctgcctcaacctccccagtagctggaattacaggtacgcgccaccacacccagctaatttttttatttttaatagagacggcgTTTGATTacgttgaccaagctggtctcaaactcctggcttcaagcaatcttctcacctcaacctccgaaaTCAGGGGCACTACAGGCATAAGTTATGTTAGCCTGGTTTTTCTttaagggacagggtctcacgttgcccaggccagtctcaaactcccaggctcaagcaatcctccccgctcagcttcctgagtagctgtgactacaggcccatgccaccacacaccTGGCTTGCTTTTTAATTATCTGACAGCAAAGTGCTGAATACATTAATTGGTGCTAACTTTTTCTCTTTGGAGGCCTTGGGCTCCTGTCTTGCCAGTGAGCTGATCCCTCAAGGCTGAGCTCCTGGCTCCACCAGGAGTTGAAAGCCATCTAGAAGCTCCCCAGGTATACAGGTGGTGAAAACAAGTTCCAAGCAAAAGGACTGAccagggtgtgtgtgtttggggaggAGGGGGCGGGGGACCTGCACACTTTCCCTGACTCATTTCCTCATAGAGGTACTTATTTACACTAGAACagggactttcttttttttttgagacggagtctggctcggttgcccaggctggagtgcagtggccagatctcagctcactgcaagctccgcctcccgggtttacaccattctcctgcctcagcctccagaggagctgggactacaggagcccgccacctcgcccggctagttttttgtatttcttagtagagacggggtttcactgggttagccaggatggtctcgatctcctgacctcgtgatccgcccgtctcggcctcccaaagtgctgggattacaggcttgagccaccgcgcccagccagaacaGGGactttcaaagtattttttattatcacatcccaaagaaagaaatactttttaCATGGTGCTCAGTACAAATACACATTCACAAAATTCATAAAATTCTGGATTCTGGTGTTTTccattctattccttttttttttttttttttgagacatagtctcactctgttgcccaggctggagtgcagtggcctgatctcagctcactgcaacctccacctcccaggttcaagtgattctcctgcctcagcctcccaagtggctgggaccacagttgcccaccaccacacccagctaatttttttttttttgagacggagtttcactcttgttgcccaggctggagtgcaatggcacaatctcagttcactgcaacctccgtctcccgggttcaagtgattcttctgctttagcctcccaagtagctgggactaaaggcacacaccaccacgcccagctaattttgtatttttagtatagacggggtgtcatcatgttggtcaggacggtctcgaactcccgacctcaagtgatccacctgtctcggcctcccaaagtgctgggattataggcgtgagccacctcacccagctttttttttttttttttttttgagacagagtctcactctgttgcccaggctggagtgcagtagcatgatcttggctcactgcaacctctgcctctcaggtttaagagattactgtgcctcagcctcctgaatagctgggattacaggcgtgtgccaccacgctcagccaatttttgtatttttagtagagatgaggtttcactatgttggccagactggtttcaaactcctggcctcaagcaatccacccagctcagactcccaaagtactgggattacaggcgtgagccaccatgcccggccttctatttcattttctaatttaaagTTGTAGTAGCAACCCCTAAATTAATTTCATAACACACTAAGTCCTGAACCAGTTTGAACCCCAGCCCTGGAGTCATACTCTTGGGCTCTCTCCTCAACCCTCACTCACTGTCCCCCAGAGGCCTGTTTTATTTGGATGGGGATTTTAGAAGGCAGGAGGCATGCTCAAACTGGCTGCTTCTGAGCtgccctcccagccctgcccatCGGCAGAGAGTAGGTGAGGATGCTCCCTGCTTCCTGGGCTGGGGCCTGGCTCTGTAGAGTCAGCAGGCGGCATTGTTCTCTCCGTTTGGCTGCCTCCTGCATCTTCTCAGTTGGTTCTATCCCTGGAGATAAGCGGTATTTATTATTCTGTTAGGTTCCAATGTTTAGCAATGTTAAATAGTTCCAGCAAGATAAGGGCTAAAGGTATTCCCAATGGATTTTCCAACAAGGGATTTGTTGGAGACACAGGTGAAAACAGTTTCACTGGGTGCATGGGGCAAGGCATAGGAAGTGCACATTATTCAGGCGTGGGGCTGAAATGGACAAGAACAAGAGGTAATAACCAGAGAAGCCAGCTTTCTGAAGTGGGAGAAATCTGAGTATATGTGTGTGGGATGCTAGAAAACAccaggaggtggggtgggggtaagGAGTGAGAAGGGGTAGGGGGCAAAATGGCATGGAGTGGCTTACAATAAAACCACATTCTGAAAGCAGTGTCAGTACGCACCCCAGGGGCAACCATTAACCGTTGGGAAACTGCAGCCAGTGAGTAATTGTTccatcctctcttccttcccagaGGCATTTAGTGCCCTAAGAGGCCTCAATGGGATTCGGCCCAGAGGGTCCACAGCAGAGTCCTTGACGCTGTACCCTGACATTggcctcctttccttcttccctgtcCTACTCTGCTGCTTCCAGACATcacttcccaaataaactacATCCATAGTCCTCCAAAAGTGTTAATACAGAAATACGGATGTAGCTCAAACATCACTACCTGGGAGGAGAGGAGCATACATATGTAGCCAAAGGGAAAGGGGTTCAAATCAGAAGGAATAGGGGCTGGGACCCAGAGCCAGGGGTACAGAGGAATCAGGAACTAAAAGGTGAAAAGTTGAGAcaatataaaggaaaagaggtaaCCCTGCTGGGCCCTGAGAGCCACAGGCGGTCTCTCCACCCATGTACCCTACATGGTGTCACCCCTTCTGAGAGCCAAAATAACCCAACTGCTGTACTCAGGTCGTTTCTCCTGTTCTTCCTCCTCGTGCTACCCACGTAGAAGCCTTGGCAGCCACTGGGGGGACCTAGAACAAGGCAGTCAGCTCTAAACATTCTGAACTTCTGACACTGCTTAATTCAGCCTCACCAGGACCCCAAGACAGCTGGGTCCGGGAGGCAGCGAAAGAAGGCTAGAGGTGGTGGGGAGCCAGGGACCTGGGTTctatttgtggggaaaaaaaagagatcagcctgttactgtgtctatatagaaagaagtagacataagagactccattttgttctgtatttgagatgctgttaatctgtgaccctaccctcaaccttgtccttgcaagagacatgtgctgtggtaactcaaggtttaatggatttggggcgtgcagggtgtgtctttcttcctagaaaagctaggtattgtccaaggtttatccccatgtgataggatgaaacaatgccgctaaaaggtttatctcaaggcacaggattttcctttaaacttattcatgtcacagagatccctgttcttatgtcttactgctgatttcctccctaaaaacgatcctattgtcctgccactcccttatctttaagatggtaaagataattatctataaatactaagggaactcagagaccagtgccagcCTGGGTCCTCTGTAaactgagcgccggtcccctggggccccgcttttctttctctatactttgtctctgtgtcttatttcttttctcaagtctctcgttccacctaatgagaaacatccacaggtgtggaggggcaggccaccccttcactattcctgcctctgccaccccatAGCGGTGTGATCTCCGGGGTCTTGCTTCAATTTCCTCCCCGAGGTCTTGAGGGATGACCAGGAGACAGATCGCTTGGGTTTGAACGCAGGCCACACGGAAGCACTACGATGCGGCTTTGGGCGGGTTACTTAACTCCTGGGCCTCGGTTTTCCCTTTTGCGTGGTATCGTTGTAAGGGGTAACCGAGAAAAGCCATGAGCTAACCCCTGGTGGTTGCCAGCAAGCACCGCCGTCTCCCGTCCTCCCCAGGCACAGCCTCTCATCCCCCCCGCACCTGGCAGGGGGAGCGGAGGTCCCTGCCTGCCAGCGCCCCCAACCCGCGCCGCCGGGTCCCGGGCGGCCAGCCGTGACAGCGGCGGTGCATTGTGGGGCTTGTAGTGCCGGACTGGGGCTGGGTGGGTGGGCGCGGCCGCGGCAGTCGCAGCGGGGCCATCTTCGGCGGGCGAGCGGGCTCGGCCTGTGCAGCCCGTACTTGGGCCCCTCGCCCAGCCCGATGGCGCCGCGGCCGCTGGGCCCCTTGGTGCTGGCGCTGGGCGGCGCCGCGGCGGTTCTGGGCTCGGTGCTCTTCATCCTCTGGAAGACCTACTTCGGCCGCGGCCGGGAGCGGCGCTGGGACCGCGGCGAGGCCTGGTGGGGCGCGGAAGCCGCCCGCCTCCCCGAGTGGGACGAGTGGGATGTGAGTGCCGGGCCTAGGTTCGCGAAAGGGCGGGCAAGCTGGGGCTGCGACTCCGCGCATGTGGCCAAGGGGTGTGACCACGGCCCTGCTGGCGCCGGGAGCTCGGGGGGTCGAGGGCTTGGCAGCCGCAGCGGAGGCCCCGCGCGGGTGGCCGGTCAGAGCCCGGGAACCGAGGAACGGGTGGGCGTGTTTGGGTGTATACGGCGCCGTAGAGCCGCGCCGTCGCTGCACGCCGCGGGGCTCGGGCGTTCCAGCGTGGGCCGGAGTTTGGAGGGCGCGGCTCGGGAGTATCCTGGGCACCAGCTGGGTCGGCTAGCGCCCCTCCGGCGCCTGCGCAGTGCGCCCCGCCCCGGGAGATGTCGGGAGAAACCCCGTCCCCTCCCGTCTGCGGCTGGGACTCCGAGTCCGGTGGAGGAAGCAGGGCGCGCGAGCGTGAGGAGTTCGCCAAGCGTTTGGAACTCAGGACTCCAAAGGCAGCGTTCGTCCCACTCATCCAGACCATGCCTGCCTGTCCCAGGACGGGTGGAGGGCGGGCCTGAGCCCTCTGGTGCCTTGGTCTTCCCTCGGGAAAGGTCCACCGGGAGGCCGCCAGCCGCAGCCTTACCTCCGCTTCCCCGCAGCCCGAGGACGAGGAGGACGAGGAGCCGGCGCTGGAGGAGCTGGAACAGCGCGAGGTGCTGGTGTTGGGGCTGGATGGCGCGGGCAAGAGCACGTTCCTGCGCGTGCTGTCGGGGAAGCCACCGCTGGAAGGCCACATCCCCACCTGGGGCTTCAACTCCGTGCGTCTGCCCACCAAGGACTTTGAGGTGGACCTGCTGGAAAGTGAGCGGACACCCTACCCCATCTCCCCGTCTCCTCTACTGGACCTGTCCTGGATTCTCGCAGGGAAGGGGGCTTCCAAAATGCATGTCTAAGCAGCACATTCCCGTGTACGAATCCTTCCCACCCCTCTCTGGGGCACAGGATTCAGTCCACGCTTTGTGCTCTGACATTTAGGGCCCTTCGTGATGGGGCCTCTCCAGCTGCACCGCCTGCCCCATCACCCCTACCAAAGTCGACAGGCCTAACACAGATACTAACAGCTAAGGGTTCATATGCCAAGCACTTGACAGGCATTGCTTAAGAAAAATCCCCTAAACAATTGCATAAAACTAGAATCAGTCACTACCCTAATTATCTCCAGAGAAAAATGAGTTCCAGCAGTAGTATCATGAATCCAAGGTCACCCACCTttcaagtgttctttttttttttttttttgagatggagtctcactgtgacacccaggctggagggcaatggtgcagtctcggctcactgcaacttctgcctcccggattcaagcgattctccagcctcagcctcccgagcagctgggattacaggcgcccgccaccacgcccggctaatttttgtatttttagaggagacggggtttcaccatattagtcaggctagtcttgaactcctgaccttaagtgatccgcccccttcgacctcccaaagtgctgggactgcaggcgtgagccaatgcgcccgacctttctagtctttttttttttttgagaccgggtctctgttgcccaggctggagtgcagtgagcagTGGCACACCCTCCTCC
The Macaca mulatta isolate MMU2019108-1 chromosome 6, T2T-MMU8v2.0, whole genome shotgun sequence DNA segment above includes these coding regions:
- the ARL10 gene encoding ADP-ribosylation factor-like protein 10 isoform X1, with amino-acid sequence MAPRPLGPLVLALGGAAAVLGSVLFILWKTYFGRGRERRWDRGEAWWGAEAARLPEWDEWDPEDEEDEEPALEELEQREVLVLGLDGAGKSTFLRVLSGKPPLEGHIPTWGFNSVRLPTKDFEVDLLERPQRGHEYGGAAAGAGPPGCRQPAGGFPLGSQHCPCGTQLRRAWHCSHLETALGASLLGWSSPARHLPVKTTVVLLLLHCQTGPGARATWQHFSSALLSLSRAGPGQG
- the ARL10 gene encoding ADP-ribosylation factor-like protein 10 — translated: MAPRPLGPLVLALGGAAAVLGSVLFILWKTYFGRGRERRWDRGEAWWGAEAARLPEWDEWDPEDEEDEEPALEELEQREVLVLGLDGAGKSTFLRVLSGKPPLEGHIPTWGFNSVRLPTKDFEVDLLEIGGSQNLRFYWKEFVNEVDVLVFVVDSADRLRLPWARQELHKLLDKDPDLPVVVVANKQDLSEAMSMVELQRELGLQAVDNQREVFLLAASIAPAGPSFEEPGTVHIWKLLLELLS